In Carboxydocella sporoproducens DSM 16521, the following are encoded in one genomic region:
- a CDS encoding DUF456 domain-containing protein, with the protein MVDYYWAYVLVMILGLLGTFLPVIPGIPLIFIAIFIYAWNTNFTVINIAWLLLFAALTVLSWLIEYFAGIIGSKQAGVSRYGMWGLLIGGILGFFWAPVGFLIGPVLGLLIGEILSGKELKQILITLKGAARGFIIGFLLKLIIALSMIGTFLWLT; encoded by the coding sequence ATGGTTGATTATTACTGGGCCTATGTTTTGGTTATGATACTTGGTTTACTAGGAACATTTTTACCAGTTATTCCGGGCATACCATTGATCTTCATTGCTATTTTCATTTATGCCTGGAATACTAATTTTACTGTCATTAATATTGCCTGGCTCTTATTGTTTGCAGCTTTAACTGTCCTTAGCTGGCTAATCGAATATTTTGCCGGCATAATTGGCTCGAAACAGGCCGGCGTTTCCCGCTATGGTATGTGGGGATTGCTCATAGGAGGAATCCTGGGTTTTTTCTGGGCTCCAGTTGGTTTTTTAATAGGGCCTGTTCTGGGGTTACTAATAGGTGAGATACTAAGTGGAAAAGAACTTAAACAAATTCTCATTACTCTAAAAGGAGCCGCCCGGGGTTTTATTATTGGATTTCTGCTAAAACTGATAATTGCCTTAAGCATGATTGGAACGTTCCTCTGGCTAACATAA
- the lexA gene encoding transcriptional repressor LexA, with translation MDNKLNAKQQAVLDFIKQEIKRKGYPPSVREIGKAVGFSSSSTVHNYLNQLEKLGYIRRDPALPRAIVVNEPDNDYYFEKDMVEVPLLGKVTAGLPILAVENIEERFRFPRGLLPVGGNIFMLRVIGDSMINAGIYPNDYVFVKQQPFAHNGEIVVALIDEEATIKRFFIEGEKIVLRPENEKYKPIILDEVSILGKVIGLYRKM, from the coding sequence ATGGATAATAAGCTTAATGCTAAACAGCAAGCTGTCCTGGATTTTATTAAACAGGAGATAAAAAGAAAAGGTTATCCGCCATCTGTTCGGGAAATTGGTAAAGCAGTTGGGTTCAGTTCCAGCTCCACGGTTCATAATTATTTGAATCAACTGGAAAAACTGGGTTATATTCGCCGCGATCCAGCCTTGCCTAGAGCGATTGTTGTTAACGAACCGGATAACGATTATTATTTTGAGAAGGATATGGTTGAGGTTCCTTTGCTAGGTAAGGTTACTGCGGGTTTGCCGATTCTGGCTGTAGAGAACATTGAAGAGAGGTTTCGTTTTCCCCGGGGATTATTGCCGGTAGGCGGAAATATATTTATGTTGCGGGTAATTGGTGATTCCATGATCAATGCAGGTATTTATCCTAACGATTATGTCTTTGTAAAGCAACAGCCTTTTGCACACAACGGGGAAATCGTAGTGGCATTAATCGATGAAGAAGCGACTATAAAAAGATTCTTTATTGAAGGAGAAAAAATTGTTTTAAGACCTGAGAATGAAAAGTATAAGCCTATTATTTTGGATGAAGTCTCTATCCTGGGTAAAGTCATTGGTTTATATAGAAAAATGTGA
- a CDS encoding sigma 54-interacting transcriptional regulator, whose amino-acid sequence MSGVRVAIVGMGQGGSAIYQVLKTIEDCVIVGVCDINEDAPGLKLARADGVPITNNFYDFLDTINIDVLIEATGKPLVQETIRKLKPPSMAVMDAQAADLMMLVVKAKQKLLEEKKQLLEIKRIKGEMDAILASVQEAIEVADINGYIKYVNPAFTKITGITAEERIGQNIFSASPDGALAECLRTRKNIYGWRTKVGGTNVEVVSNASPIIIDGQMVGAVVVFNHLTDFMKVMEELKRSTSIIENLYDRLGQITGSKYTFDTIIGNNEELRKVINIAKKAALSNSTILLLGESGTGKELFAHAIHQYSLRRDKPFIKVNCAAIPDSLLESEFFGHEKGAFTGAVKTKLGKFELANGGTIFLDEIGDMNLYLQAKLLRVIQEMEFERVGGTQTIQVDVRIIAATNRDLKELVRKGTFREDLYYRLNVVEITIPPLRQRKDDIILIANSLIVKFNRKLGKKIKGLSKQAEIILESYDWPGNVRELENVIERAMVIADEDLITPKHLVQYLEPVSTTATLPIVEDLIPFDEMEKILLKKALERFGNSVEGKKMAAKALNISLATLYNKLKKYQL is encoded by the coding sequence ATGTCAGGAGTAAGAGTGGCAATAGTAGGAATGGGGCAGGGTGGAAGCGCTATTTATCAAGTGTTAAAAACCATTGAAGATTGTGTCATTGTAGGTGTCTGTGACATAAATGAAGATGCTCCGGGTCTGAAATTGGCTCGAGCAGATGGGGTTCCTATTACCAACAATTTCTATGATTTTTTGGATACCATTAATATTGATGTTTTAATCGAAGCTACTGGCAAACCATTGGTCCAGGAAACCATTCGTAAACTTAAACCACCTAGTATGGCGGTTATGGATGCTCAAGCAGCTGATCTAATGATGCTTGTAGTTAAAGCAAAACAAAAACTGCTGGAAGAAAAGAAACAATTGCTGGAAATAAAAAGAATTAAAGGGGAAATGGATGCTATTCTGGCCAGTGTTCAGGAAGCTATTGAGGTAGCAGATATCAATGGATATATCAAATATGTCAACCCTGCTTTTACTAAAATCACAGGTATTACCGCAGAAGAAAGAATCGGCCAGAACATTTTTTCCGCCTCACCCGATGGTGCCCTGGCTGAATGTTTGCGAACTAGGAAAAATATTTATGGCTGGCGTACCAAAGTAGGAGGTACCAATGTCGAGGTTGTATCCAATGCTTCGCCCATTATAATAGATGGACAAATGGTTGGTGCAGTTGTGGTATTTAACCACTTAACAGACTTCATGAAAGTGATGGAAGAATTAAAAAGAAGCACATCAATAATTGAAAACCTGTATGATCGCTTAGGTCAAATTACAGGCTCTAAATATACTTTTGATACAATTATAGGCAATAATGAGGAATTGAGAAAAGTAATAAATATAGCAAAAAAAGCTGCCCTGAGTAATTCTACAATTTTATTGTTAGGAGAAAGCGGAACTGGTAAAGAGTTATTCGCTCACGCTATCCATCAATATAGTCTTCGGAGAGACAAACCCTTTATTAAAGTCAACTGTGCTGCTATACCAGATAGCTTGCTGGAAAGTGAGTTTTTTGGCCACGAAAAAGGAGCTTTTACCGGTGCAGTTAAGACAAAACTGGGTAAATTTGAACTGGCTAATGGAGGAACAATTTTTCTAGATGAAATTGGTGATATGAATTTATATTTGCAAGCGAAACTCTTAAGAGTTATACAGGAAATGGAATTCGAAAGAGTTGGTGGCACTCAAACTATCCAGGTTGATGTTAGAATAATTGCAGCAACCAATCGAGATTTAAAGGAACTGGTTCGCAAAGGTACCTTTCGGGAAGATCTTTATTATCGCCTGAATGTAGTGGAAATAACTATTCCGCCATTACGCCAAAGAAAAGATGATATCATCCTGATTGCAAATTCATTAATAGTCAAGTTTAACCGTAAGCTGGGCAAAAAAATAAAAGGCCTTTCTAAACAGGCAGAGATAATCCTGGAATCCTATGATTGGCCTGGAAATGTACGGGAACTTGAAAACGTGATTGAACGGGCCATGGTAATAGCTGATGAAGATTTAATTACTCCCAAACATCTCGTCCAGTACTTAGAACCTGTTTCTACCACTGCAACTCTGCCAATTGTTGAAGATCTTATACCTTTTGATGAAATGGAGAAAATACTGTTAAAGAAAGCCTTAGAGCGATTTGGTAATTCAGTTGAGGGCAAAAAAATGGCGGCAAAAGCCTTAAATATTTCTTTAGCTACCTTATATAACAAATTGAAAAAATACCAGTTATAA
- a CDS encoding fumarate hydratase has translation MTIREIHVDEIRLAVANLVKEANYFLPEDVENAIKKATETEQSPNGKEILNLLLQNAQIAREEQMPICQDTGFAVIFVELGQDVHITGGDLITAINEGVRSGYVEGYLRKSIVGHPLERVNTKDNTPAVIHLEIVPGSQLKIVVAPKGGGSENMSALKMLKPADGITGVKKFVLETVKNAGPNPCPPIIVGVGIGGTFEKCALLAKKALLRPVGSKNPDKIAAELEEQLLQEINSSGIGPQGLGGKITALAVHIELYAAHIASLPVAVNINCHAARHKEIVL, from the coding sequence ATGACAATCAGAGAAATCCATGTGGATGAAATTAGGCTTGCAGTAGCAAACCTGGTAAAAGAGGCAAATTATTTTTTGCCTGAGGATGTAGAGAATGCCATAAAAAAAGCTACAGAAACAGAACAATCTCCAAACGGAAAAGAAATCTTGAATTTATTATTACAAAATGCACAGATTGCACGAGAAGAACAAATGCCTATCTGTCAGGATACCGGATTTGCTGTTATCTTTGTAGAGTTAGGTCAGGATGTTCATATCACAGGTGGTGACCTGATTACTGCCATCAATGAAGGAGTAAGATCGGGATATGTTGAAGGTTATCTACGGAAATCTATAGTCGGTCATCCTCTTGAACGGGTTAATACTAAAGATAACACTCCGGCAGTCATCCATCTTGAGATTGTACCAGGAAGCCAGCTTAAAATAGTGGTCGCTCCTAAGGGTGGCGGTAGTGAAAACATGAGTGCCTTAAAGATGTTAAAACCAGCAGATGGTATAACTGGAGTAAAGAAATTTGTCCTGGAAACTGTAAAAAATGCAGGTCCAAATCCTTGCCCTCCGATTATTGTCGGAGTTGGAATTGGTGGCACCTTTGAAAAATGCGCCTTATTGGCCAAAAAAGCTTTATTGAGACCTGTTGGTAGCAAAAACCCCGATAAAATTGCCGCAGAATTAGAAGAACAATTATTACAGGAAATTAACTCAAGTGGCATTGGTCCACAGGGACTGGGGGGCAAAATTACTGCTCTAGCAGTTCATATCGAACTATATGCTGCCCATATTGCTAGTTTACCGGTAGCAGTTAATATTAACTGTCATGCTGCCCGCCATAAAGAAATTGTTCTATGA
- a CDS encoding Fe-S-containing hydro-lyase: MAEIIITPPLTDEMVESLKAGQQVLITGYIYTARDAAHKKLVELIDKNEPLPIELKGQIIYYVGPTPAKPGQVIGSAGPTTSGRMDAYTPKLLEKGLKGMIGKGLRSSAVKESIIKNKAVYFAAIGGAGALLAKCIKKAEVIAYPELGAEAIYSLYVENFPVIVVNDCYGSDLYELGKEKYATS, encoded by the coding sequence ATGGCTGAGATTATAATTACACCACCACTTACCGACGAAATGGTTGAAAGCCTGAAAGCAGGTCAACAAGTATTAATTACAGGTTATATCTATACCGCGCGGGACGCAGCTCACAAAAAGTTGGTTGAATTAATCGATAAAAACGAACCCCTGCCCATCGAGCTGAAAGGTCAGATTATTTATTATGTCGGTCCTACACCTGCAAAACCCGGACAGGTAATCGGATCTGCTGGGCCTACTACCAGTGGAAGAATGGACGCTTATACACCAAAACTCCTTGAAAAGGGTCTGAAAGGCATGATCGGCAAAGGACTCAGGTCCTCTGCCGTGAAAGAGTCAATTATCAAAAATAAAGCGGTATATTTTGCTGCCATTGGGGGCGCAGGAGCCTTGCTGGCAAAATGCATTAAAAAAGCGGAAGTAATAGCTTATCCTGAACTGGGGGCTGAGGCAATTTATTCTCTTTATGTAGAAAACTTTCCTGTAATCGTCGTTAATGACTGCTATGGTAGTGACCTTTATGAATTAGGAAAAGAAAAATATGCAACAAGCTAA
- a CDS encoding NAD(P)-dependent malic enzyme, whose protein sequence is MNIYEKALELHRKHIGKIEVISKVPVNNAEELSLAYSPGVAEPCREISKEPEKIYEYTAKGNLVAVVSDGTAVLGLGDIGPLGAMPVMEGKAVLFKEFAGVDAFPICLNTKDPDKIVETVKLLEPTFGGVNLEDIAAPNCFIIEERLKKETNIPIFHDDQHGTAIVAAAAIINALKVVNKKIEEIKLVVNGAGASAIACTKLLMSLGVKNIIMCDSKGPIYKGRKEGMNPYKEAIAEKTNQEMVTTSLRDALKGADVFMGLSKAKQVDVEMVKSMAPNPIILAMANPEPEIMPELAKAAGAAVIGTGRSDYPNQVNNVLAFPGIFRGALDVRATDINEEMKLAAAYAIANLIAEAELSPEYIIPKPFDPRVAPAVAAAVAQAAMQSGVARITVDPQQVAENCKMLVEKIKNRK, encoded by the coding sequence ATGAACATCTATGAAAAAGCATTAGAGTTGCACCGTAAACACATAGGAAAGATTGAAGTTATTTCTAAAGTGCCAGTCAATAATGCTGAAGAGCTGAGCCTGGCTTATTCACCCGGTGTAGCAGAACCATGTCGCGAAATCAGTAAAGAACCGGAGAAGATCTATGAATATACTGCTAAAGGCAATCTAGTTGCAGTAGTTTCCGACGGGACCGCAGTGTTAGGTTTGGGAGATATTGGGCCTCTTGGAGCAATGCCTGTAATGGAAGGAAAAGCTGTATTGTTTAAAGAATTTGCCGGCGTAGATGCTTTCCCAATTTGTTTAAATACCAAGGACCCTGATAAAATCGTGGAAACAGTAAAATTACTGGAACCTACTTTCGGTGGAGTAAATCTGGAGGATATCGCAGCTCCAAATTGCTTTATCATAGAAGAACGGCTAAAAAAGGAAACAAACATTCCTATTTTCCACGATGACCAGCATGGTACAGCCATTGTAGCAGCTGCCGCGATTATCAATGCATTAAAAGTTGTAAATAAAAAGATTGAAGAAATAAAACTAGTAGTCAATGGTGCCGGTGCCTCTGCCATCGCTTGTACTAAACTGTTAATGAGTTTAGGTGTGAAGAATATTATTATGTGCGACAGTAAAGGTCCCATTTACAAAGGTAGAAAAGAGGGGATGAATCCCTATAAAGAGGCCATAGCTGAAAAGACCAATCAGGAAATGGTGACAACGTCCCTCCGTGATGCTTTAAAAGGCGCAGATGTCTTTATGGGCCTTTCCAAAGCAAAACAGGTTGATGTAGAGATGGTAAAATCCATGGCCCCCAATCCGATTATCCTGGCAATGGCTAACCCCGAGCCTGAAATCATGCCGGAACTGGCCAAAGCCGCAGGAGCAGCAGTGATAGGAACTGGCCGTTCTGACTATCCTAACCAGGTGAACAATGTTCTGGCATTTCCTGGCATCTTCCGCGGAGCATTAGATGTGCGGGCAACAGATATTAATGAAGAAATGAAGCTAGCTGCTGCTTATGCTATAGCTAATCTGATTGCTGAAGCTGAGCTTTCACCTGAATATATTATACCTAAACCTTTTGATCCCAGAGTTGCACCTGCAGTAGCTGCTGCTGTTGCCCAAGCCGCTATGCAGTCAGGTGTTGCAAGAATAACTGTAGATCCTCAACAAGTAGCAGAAAACTGCAAAATGCTAGTTGAAAAAATTAAGAATCGAAAATAA
- a CDS encoding LysM peptidoglycan-binding domain-containing protein, translating into MALIEWTIDIDLKNLYRENKGIAILFGDLHAKRVTNYLWAELKSTIHGQAMIPAEEWKKILAFSHENKVEVLGWVKLSGSEYEAVDITKYINVPTVIVLSLKEDGNYTLTQQINQVNSKPHRQGPVPLSHSPEDSNFAFYYKYLLMVALFFTIIFAFLYPVMRKIEQPVTERPVSLPGEEINKEEIGDPFPIEKKANSSEIKQEQESKTIQSEIQPEYFLYTVKSGDSLWEISKKFYGSGFEFVQIMQDNQIINPAKVSIGTQLKIRKK; encoded by the coding sequence ATGGCTTTAATTGAATGGACTATTGATATTGATTTAAAAAATTTATACCGGGAAAATAAAGGTATTGCGATTCTTTTTGGTGATTTACATGCTAAACGTGTTACTAATTATTTGTGGGCAGAGCTAAAGTCGACAATTCATGGACAAGCCATGATTCCGGCTGAAGAATGGAAAAAAATTTTAGCCTTCAGTCATGAAAATAAGGTGGAAGTCTTGGGCTGGGTAAAATTATCTGGCTCAGAATATGAGGCTGTTGATATTACTAAATACATAAATGTTCCAACTGTGATTGTACTTTCTTTAAAAGAAGATGGAAATTATACCCTAACACAACAAATCAATCAAGTTAACAGTAAACCGCACAGGCAAGGCCCTGTTCCATTGAGCCATTCACCTGAAGATAGTAATTTTGCCTTTTATTACAAGTATTTATTAATGGTTGCTCTTTTCTTTACTATAATTTTTGCCTTTTTATACCCAGTTATGCGAAAAATAGAACAACCGGTCACAGAAAGGCCTGTTTCATTGCCAGGAGAAGAAATTAATAAAGAAGAAATTGGGGATCCTTTTCCTATAGAAAAAAAGGCTAACAGTTCAGAAATAAAACAGGAACAGGAATCTAAAACTATTCAATCTGAAATTCAACCAGAATATTTTTTATACACAGTAAAAAGTGGTGATTCCTTATGGGAAATTAGCAAGAAGTTTTATGGCTCTGGATTTGAATTTGTTCAGATAATGCAGGACAATCAAATCATAAATCCTGCTAAAGTTAGTATTGGTACTCAACTTAAAATCAGGAAAAAATAA
- a CDS encoding HEPN domain-containing protein codes for MTRQFWPISNCIISVEDKQLNYPVDVFQAYYYKAAPKYIVGIIDKWIKGKDLTEKDYYLLIKKLFSFKPRKNTLSANSIENLCGVYWANGWMIIEEKKYEIEKLFIRYCLGKILDEHTCPLINKYFPQLNFNWELYPLPEGEERKLLLQIKIAFMFSLYNYINYYESKPDRIGGFLNYFLHEMEKRLVFINQIWLKHGESIEYIPIFEDDFRHFSLEQEQFISNVISNIFINESTSSQLNKIIEEALIQQAKMAIEKQEPLNLQPLIIKVVSLQKSKEFLQTALLCYEHGYYNSTVNRCYYAMLRCARALLSTIGHVKPWKGKSLRSMESHEEIIEMIELKLIKERNLLPESSLQDFKKVLFWRMLADYAEEEVKSTQAFNMYKKASKFYKDCLNAIAKIGGIN; via the coding sequence ATGACTCGGCAATTCTGGCCAATCAGTAATTGTATAATATCAGTGGAAGATAAACAGTTAAATTATCCCGTTGATGTGTTTCAAGCCTATTACTATAAGGCTGCCCCCAAATACATAGTAGGGATTATCGATAAATGGATTAAAGGCAAGGATCTAACAGAAAAAGACTATTATCTGTTAATAAAAAAACTCTTTAGTTTCAAGCCCAGAAAAAATACATTGTCTGCTAACAGTATAGAGAACCTATGTGGCGTTTATTGGGCTAATGGTTGGATGATAATTGAGGAAAAAAAATACGAAATTGAAAAACTCTTTATCAGATACTGTCTGGGAAAAATACTGGATGAACATACCTGTCCCTTAATAAATAAATATTTTCCCCAGCTAAACTTTAACTGGGAGCTATACCCATTACCAGAAGGCGAAGAGCGAAAACTATTATTACAGATAAAGATCGCTTTCATGTTCTCTCTTTACAATTATATCAACTATTATGAATCTAAACCAGACAGAATAGGGGGATTCCTTAACTATTTTTTACATGAGATGGAAAAAAGGCTGGTTTTTATCAACCAAATTTGGCTTAAACATGGAGAAAGTATCGAATATATACCGATTTTTGAAGATGATTTCAGGCATTTCTCATTAGAACAAGAACAATTTATATCTAATGTTATTTCTAATATCTTCATTAATGAATCAACTTCGAGCCAATTAAATAAGATCATCGAAGAAGCCCTAATACAGCAAGCCAAAATGGCGATTGAAAAGCAAGAGCCTCTAAACCTTCAACCATTAATTATAAAAGTTGTTAGCTTGCAGAAAAGTAAAGAATTTTTGCAAACAGCCTTGCTCTGCTATGAACATGGATATTATAATTCAACTGTGAACAGGTGTTATTACGCTATGTTGCGCTGCGCTAGAGCTTTATTATCAACTATAGGTCACGTCAAGCCCTGGAAAGGGAAAAGCCTGCGTTCCATGGAGTCCCATGAAGAAATAATTGAAATGATCGAGCTTAAATTAATTAAAGAAAGAAATTTACTTCCTGAAAGCAGCTTACAGGATTTTAAAAAAGTTCTTTTTTGGCGTATGCTAGCTGATTATGCTGAAGAAGAAGTGAAAAGTACCCAGGCTTTTAATATGTATAAAAAAGCCAGCAAGTTTTATAAAGATTGCCTAAATGCTATTGCAAAAATCGGAGGTATTAATTAA